A genomic segment from Amia ocellicauda isolate fAmiCal2 chromosome 13, fAmiCal2.hap1, whole genome shotgun sequence encodes:
- the LOC136766824 gene encoding doublesex- and mab-3-related transcription factor A1: MDASSRPLMQGAVPGHPQSSLSVGGLQVSASLLRPPALFLRACSPALERGYPRTPKCARCRNHGVVSALKGHKRFCRWRDCVCAKCALIAERQRVMAAQVALRRQQAQEESEARELRLLYAGAGASDTGLGMAASGVVPGGTPKPGYELFGLEEHREGDKMPKYNLYNSFMGRPLFSAPAGQLSCPVEKTCPTQTPRDKPLSARESPDKDTGIQSPGSDHLSGPVGSPGSLSSSDLESGGECERPGDFPSPERTLSGSTPRPRDPTAILVKIFPHHKRDTLESVVKTCQGDIVKAIELVLNSRSQDSGLPSPEPAGPQRVSPGVGLGPLSAKSAFSPLQSPPGGAPGDSVYGVSPRLGISPLRFAYSTSGAGLPGFMSPYVTPGLMHGFPLRPPMDYSFPGMIRDFSYLQSKDPLCNTGLYSRLNPEKP, encoded by the exons ATGGACGCCAGCAGCAGACCCCTCATGCAGGGCGCCGTGCCCGGACACCCGCAGTCCTCTCTCTCGGTCGGGGGGCTGCAGGTGTCTGCGTCCCTGCTGCGCCCCCCGGCCCTGTTCCTGCGCGCCTGCAGCCCGGCTCTGGAGAGAGGCTACCCTCGGACCCCGAAGTGCGCCCGCTGCCGCAACCACGGCGTGGTGTCCGCCCTGAAGGGCCACAAGCGCTTCTGCCGCTGGCGGGACTGTGTGTGCGCCAAGTGCGCCCTGATCGCCGAGCGCCAGCGGGTCATGGCGGCGCAGGTGGCCCTGAGGCGGCAGCAGGCGCAGGAGGAGAGCGAGGCCCGGGAGCTGCGGCTCCTGTACGCCGGGGCAGGGGCCTCCGACACCGGGCTCGGCATGGCGGCGTCAGGGGTGGTGCCCGGAGGGACCCCCAAACCGGGCTACGAGCTGTTCGGgctggaggagcacagagagG GTGACAAGATGCCCAAATACAACTTGTACAACAGCTTCATGGGTCGTCCTTTATTCTCGGCTCCCGCTGGTCAGCTGTCGTGTCCAGTAGAGAAGACCTGCCCGACCCAGACACCCCGAGACAAGCCCCTCTCCGCCCGGGAGTCGCCGGACAAAGACACCGGCATTCAGTCGCCGGGCTCGGACCACCTCTCCGGACCGGTGGGCAGCCCGGGCTCGCTGTCCTCCTCGGACCTGGAGTCGGGGGGCGAGTGTGAGAGGCCGGGGGACTTCCCCTCGCCCGAGCGGACCCTGTCCGGCTCCACTCCCAGACCCCGGGACCCCACCGCCATCCTGGTGAAGATCTTCCCGCACCACAAGCGGGACACCCTGGAGTCGGTGGTGAAGACCTGCCAGGGCGACATTGTGAAGGCCATCGAGCTGGTGCTGAACTCCCGCTCCCAGGACAGCGGACTCCCCTCTCCCGAGCCTGCGGGGCCACAGAGAGTGTCCCCCGGTGTCGGACTGGGTCCCCTCAGCGCCAAGTCGGCTTTCTCCCCTCTGCAGAGCCCCCCAGGCGGCGCCCCCGGGGACAGTGTGTACGGTGTGAGCCCCCGGCTGGGCATCAGTCCGCTGCGGTTCGCCTAttccacctccggggcaggGCTGCCCGGCTTCATGTCTCCGTACGTGACTCCCGGGCTGATGCACGGCTTCCCCCTGCGCCCGCCCATGGACTACTCGTTCCCGGGCATGATCCGAGATTTCTCCTACCTCCAGAGCAAGGACCCCCTGTGCAACACGGGACTGTATTCGCGACTCAACCCCGAAAAACCGTGA